CGGGACATCGCTGGACAGGCTGGCTTTCAGCAGGTAATACTGATAGGATTTCTTTTCAACGCCTTCCTCCAGCACCTCCCGATCCACCAAGTATTCCAGGTTCTCCTGCACCAGTTGCTGATGCCACCAGGCAAACGGGTTGAACCAGAAAACAATCCGCATCAGTTCGGCCATCAACATATCCAGACTGTGCCACTGGCGGCAGTGCACCCGTTCGTGCAGCATGATCTGCTCGAATTCGTCGGGTTCATACAGGACCGGATTGAGAACAACCCAGCGAAAAAACGAAAAGGGGGCGCTGACGTTTTTGTTGACAACCAACCAGACGTCCGCTTCCCTGGATCGTTCGGAGCGAAAAATTAAATGGCCGAGCGACGCCAGTTGAACCAGAAGTCGCCCGGTCAGAAAGATTACCCCCGCCAGATAAAGCCATAATACCAGTTGCTGCCAGTTGACCGGCACCTGCTCCGGCTGAACCAACACCGACGCATTGGCCGTTCGGGGCTGAACCGGTTTAGCCGGCGCGTTGGATGCCGTCGATTTAAGCCGTGACCAATCCAGCACCCGCAGGTTCGGAACGGTTTGCTGAACCAGATTCCGAACCGGCGCGGGCCGGAAGTCGGGCAGATCAACCAGCGGCAGCACCAGGGCCAGCGCCACGTTCAGCGCCAGCAAATACCGATTCAGGGCGAACCAGGTGGCCCGACGGAGCAACAACCGATAACAAAGCGTCAGCACCGCCAGAATCAGGCCCGCTTGCAGGAGGTAAATCAAAAGGCTCATGGCTATTGCCCCTTCTCGATCATCGTAATGATTTCTTTCAACTCATCCACCGAAATCTTGTCCTTCTTGGCAAAATAGCTCACCAGGTTTTTGTAGGAGTCGTCGAAATAATCGGATACCACTTTTTTAAGGACAAAGCGGTTTTGGTAGTCTTCTTTACTGATAATCGGATAGTATTGGTGCGTATTTCCGTAAGCCTGGTGACCCACGTAGCCTTTTTCTTCCAGGTTGCGGATTATCGTCGAAACGGTATTGTAGTGCAGCGGGGGATCGGTGAAATACGGCAGCATGTCTTTAACGAAAGACTGCTCGACTTTCCACAAAACCTGCATAATCTCTTCTTCTTTAGCGGTTAGTTTTTCCATTGTGCTAGTATTAGGTTAACATATTTCAGGTTGCCGGACCGGGTCCGAATGACATTTTAACGAATATAAAACGATTCAGCTAGTTTGCAAACTATTTTTCTAGTTTTTTATCGTAGCTCATCCCCGTCCGTTTCGTTTGAAACTTATCCTAACGGTCGTAGTTTTGTAGGAAGACCGTTCTATTCAATGAAGAAATTACAGGTAGGGATGCTGGCCGGGTTATGGTGGCTGCTCGTAAGCTGCGATGAGAAGGCCGTTTACAAAGGAATTGACGACATCAAAGATGGAAGGTGGTACATCAAAAACACACCGGAATTTACGTTTGAAATTGACGATACCACCGCCACGTATTCGGTGTACTACAACGTCCGCAACAGCCTTTCGTATCCTTATTACAACCTGTACATCCGTCGTTATCTGCTTGATAGCAGCGGGAATGTGCTGGAATCCAAGCAGGACGAACTGACGTTGCTTGATCCCAAAACGGGGAAGCCGCTCGGCGACGGCCTGGGCGACCTGTTTGATCACCGGATCAGCATGATGAAAAAATACCGTTTCGACAAAAGCGGAAAATACACCATCCGACTACGTCAATACATGCGCCAGAATCCCCTGCCGGAGATCTACGGCGTGGGT
This Larkinella insperata DNA region includes the following protein-coding sequences:
- a CDS encoding BlaI/MecI/CopY family transcriptional regulator; translation: MEKLTAKEEEIMQVLWKVEQSFVKDMLPYFTDPPLHYNTVSTIIRNLEEKGYVGHQAYGNTHQYYPIISKEDYQNRFVLKKVVSDYFDDSYKNLVSYFAKKDKISVDELKEIITMIEKGQ
- a CDS encoding gliding motility lipoprotein GldH, translated to MKKLQVGMLAGLWWLLVSCDEKAVYKGIDDIKDGRWYIKNTPEFTFEIDDTTATYSVYYNVRNSLSYPYYNLYIRRYLLDSSGNVLESKQDELTLLDPKTGKPLGDGLGDLFDHRISMMKKYRFDKSGKYTIRLRQYMRQNPLPEIYGVGVTVEKDL